Genomic window (Gammaproteobacteria bacterium):
AGTGACCCGAGCGCGGCGCGAGCTCGGACTTAAGATCGTTTTGCTCGCCGATTACGGGTATACGGTCAAGCCACTGGGCTTGGAGCGTTTTCTACAGGCATGTTTCTCGGCGGGAACACATGCCACCCTGATCCATTGCCTGCCTCAAGCTCGAAGACACGACTATGTAGACCAATCCGCCAAGCTCGGGCTGGGCCGGATTATGAGCTTCTTTGTCGGCTCGGAGGAGAGAGTACGCAAGGCGGCGTATCAAGAAGGCGAGGGCTTTATATATGTGGTATCGCGGTTTGGACGGACCGGCCAGAAAGTGACTTTCGACGCTCTTCTACTCGATCAGTTGGGCAATATCCGTGCAGAAATGGAGAAGCCTCTCGCCGTCGGTTTTGGCGTAAAGACGGCCGAGGACATCTCCACACTGCGGCGAACGGGCGCGGACGCACTGATCATCGGTAGCGCCGCCACGGCGTTGGTGCAAGACAACGTCGCGACTCCCGAGCGGATTGCCCCGTCTTTG
Coding sequences:
- the trpA gene encoding tryptophan synthase subunit alpha — translated: MELVFFVNAGDPCPEVTFDMLRVLDKHRVTTVELCVPFPKSLTDGSLIKASHQRALSKGITLSTVLELVTRARRELGLKIVLLADYGYTVKPLGLERFLQACFSAGTHATLIHCLPQARRHDYVDQSAKLGLGRIMSFFVGSEERVRKAAYQEGEGFIYVVSRFGRTGQKVTFDALLLDQLGNIRAEMEKPLAVGFGVKTAEDISTLRRTGADALIIGSAATALVQDNVATPERIAPSLDDLVLRLAGAASSHSHHVKTESVA